The Miscanthus floridulus cultivar M001 chromosome 7, ASM1932011v1, whole genome shotgun sequence genome includes a region encoding these proteins:
- the LOC136464402 gene encoding small ribosomal subunit protein eS8, with amino-acid sequence MGISRDSMHKRRATGGKQKAWRKKRKYELGRQPANTKLSSNKTVRRVRVRGGNVKWRALRLDTGNYSWGSEAVTRKTRILDVVYNASNNELVRTQTLVKSAIVQVDAAPFKQWYLTHYGVDIGRKKKAPAAKKESAEGQEGEAAAEETKKSNHVNRKLEERQKGRELDAHIEEQFSSGRLLACISSRPGQCGRADGYILEGKELEFYMKKLQRKKGKGAAA; translated from the exons atgg GCATCTCGCGTGACTCGATGCACAAGCGCCGGGCCACCGGTGGAAAGCAAAAGGCCTGGAGGAAGAAGCGAAA GTATGAGCTTGGGCGCCAGCCGGCCAACACCAAGTTGTCAAGCAACAAGACAGTGAGGAGGGTTCGTGTTCGTGGAGGTAATGTGAAGTGGAGGGCTCTTCGCCTGGATACTGGTAACTACTCATGGGGAAGTGAAGCTGTTACCCGCAAGACCCGTATCCTCGACGTGGTCTACAATGCATCAAACAATGAGCTTGTGAGGACTCAAACCCTTGTGAAGAGTGCCATTGTGCAAGTTGATGCTGCCCCATTCAAGCAGTGGTACCTCACTCACTATGGAGTTGACATCGGTAGGAAGAAAAAGGCTCCTGCTGCAAAGAAGGAATCTGCTGAG GGACAAGAGGGTGAGGCAGCAGCTGAGGAAACAAAGAAGAGCAACCATGTCAACAGGAAGCTTGAGGAGCGTCAGAAGGGACGTGAGCTTGACGCTCACATTGAAGAGCAATTTAGCAGTGGAAGGTTGCTGGCGTGCATTTCTTCCCGCCCTGGACAGTGTGGCCGAGCTGATGG GTACATCCTTGAGGGTAAAGAGCTTGAGTTCTACATGAAGAAGCTTCAGCGCAAGAAGGGCAAGGGCGCTGCAGCTTAG